One genomic segment of bacterium includes these proteins:
- a CDS encoding glycosyltransferase family 4 protein, whose amino-acid sequence MKINFIIPFTYITGGIRVIFEYANRLTEKGHIVNVIYPLKAYNFGDTTLKGFYWQTKGSLRNLIKGKKINWIEINFNLLQVPFITDMFVPDADAVIATAWPTAYSVYNLSKKKGEKFYFIQHYEIWSGQKELVDKTYNLSLYQITIASWLERLLKEKFNSKKLSVIVNAVDINLFYNDQKTYNKNKRILMLYSQHKWKGVEDGIRAFEIAKKSYPNIELIMFGVKKYPDVPSYVEFYENPKQEKIREIYCSCDIFISPSWTEGCQLPPMEAMACKCAVIATNIGGIPDYTIPGKTALVSEPKDINKLAEHLIFLLGNENELKRLSFAGYEYIKNFTWEKAVKKFEKVLEEGLRNK is encoded by the coding sequence ATGAAAATAAATTTTATTATCCCTTTCACATATATAACAGGCGGAATAAGAGTGATTTTTGAGTATGCGAACAGATTAACCGAAAAAGGGCATATTGTTAATGTAATTTATCCTTTGAAAGCCTATAACTTTGGAGATACGACGTTAAAAGGTTTTTATTGGCAAACCAAAGGTTCATTGAGAAATTTAATAAAAGGGAAAAAAATTAACTGGATTGAAATAAATTTTAATTTGTTACAAGTTCCTTTTATCACTGATATGTTTGTTCCAGATGCAGATGCAGTTATCGCAACAGCATGGCCGACCGCTTATTCAGTCTATAATTTATCTAAAAAAAAAGGAGAGAAATTCTATTTTATTCAGCATTATGAGATATGGAGCGGACAAAAAGAACTTGTTGATAAAACTTATAATTTGTCTTTATACCAGATAACTATAGCTTCATGGTTGGAAAGATTATTAAAGGAAAAATTTAATTCTAAAAAATTATCGGTAATTGTAAATGCTGTAGATATTAATCTATTTTACAATGATCAAAAAACATATAATAAAAATAAGAGAATTCTAATGCTATATAGTCAGCATAAATGGAAAGGAGTTGAAGATGGCATAAGGGCATTTGAAATTGCAAAAAAAAGCTACCCAAATATTGAATTAATCATGTTTGGGGTTAAGAAATATCCTGATGTTCCAAGTTATGTTGAATTTTATGAAAATCCGAAACAAGAAAAAATAAGAGAAATCTATTGTTCTTGTGATATTTTTATTTCGCCGAGCTGGACGGAAGGATGTCAGTTGCCCCCCATGGAAGCTATGGCTTGTAAATGTGCCGTTATTGCAACAAATATCGGCGGGATCCCGGATTATACCATTCCCGGGAAGACCGCTTTAGTATCGGAACCAAAAGATATAAATAAATTAGCGGAACATCTTATTTTTCTGCTTGGTAATGAAAATGAGCTTAAACGTTTATCCTTCGCAGGTTATGAATATATTAAAAATTTTACATGGGAAAAGGCAGTGAAAAAATTTGAGAAAGTCCTTGAAGAAGGACTAAGAAACAAATGA
- a CDS encoding glycosyltransferase family 2 protein, producing the protein MIYIIIISWNKLDDIVDCLNSIFESLFDGFKIIIVDNASEQEIVKTIHNKFPHVVIIENKTNLGFAEGNNIGIDYALKEGASDILLLNNDVIIDPKMIGELFKVLHSDCKIGIVGPKVYYYGDQNILQSVGEKFDENLTLDIRANKNIDKGQFDRVEEVDFTTGCALMIKTEVIKKIGHFDPKFYMYWEETDLCFRAKNAGYSIIYVPKAKMWHKGGAVSTPIITYYMTRNKLFFLKKHKFGSIKILKTLFGNIKTILSWSIRAKWKDKFQERNMAIKAIIDFLLNRTGRFIV; encoded by the coding sequence ATGATTTACATAATTATTATAAGCTGGAATAAATTAGACGATATTGTCGACTGCTTAAATTCCATTTTCGAATCTTTATTTGATGGATTCAAAATTATTATTGTAGATAATGCTTCAGAACAGGAAATTGTTAAAACTATACATAACAAATTTCCTCATGTGGTAATTATTGAAAACAAAACAAATTTAGGGTTTGCCGAGGGAAATAATATTGGTATTGACTATGCCTTAAAAGAGGGTGCTTCAGATATACTTTTATTAAATAATGATGTAATAATTGACCCTAAAATGATAGGAGAACTGTTTAAGGTTTTACATTCTGATTGTAAGATTGGGATTGTAGGCCCTAAAGTTTATTATTATGGTGACCAAAATATTTTGCAGTCTGTGGGTGAAAAGTTTGATGAAAATCTGACATTGGATATTCGCGCTAATAAGAATATTGACAAAGGACAATTCGATAGGGTAGAGGAAGTTGATTTTACTACAGGCTGTGCGTTAATGATTAAAACAGAGGTTATAAAAAAAATCGGACACTTTGATCCAAAATTTTATATGTATTGGGAAGAAACTGATTTATGTTTCAGGGCTAAAAATGCCGGTTACAGTATAATTTATGTTCCAAAAGCAAAGATGTGGCATAAGGGAGGGGCAGTTTCGACACCTATAATTACTTATTATATGACGCGTAATAAATTATTTTTCTTAAAAAAACATAAATTTGGAAGCATTAAAATATTAAAAACTTTATTTGGAAATATTAAAACTATCCTTAGTTGGAGCATACGAGCAAAATGGAAAGATAAATTTCAAGAAAGAAATATGGCCATTAAGGCGATTATTGATTTTTTATTAAACAGGACAGGGAGGTTTATCGTTTAA
- a CDS encoding glycosyltransferase family 4 protein, with the protein MNILFICSWFPYPPDNGSRIRSFNLIKALSKKHRISLMSFRQSDVSGKDIESLKEYCNDIKAIYFKSFNPKSFKAFWGFFNLTTPRSLIDIYNKEMQENVCNIIKDQKIDLIICTEPQVVLYARKFKKIPKIYSEVEYPPLPISRGETFKDLIIYKLRYWKSVNFLKKILSEFDGYGTASEITRQKVSEINSSILNEIIPNGVDIPNHSLSFIKEQKNTIIYSGSMTYGANYDAMEYFLGKIYPLIRKEIKDIKLKITGSIENVDINKLKADNSVELTGYVNDIKSLIISSDVCIVPLRVGGGTRLKIVEAMALGTPVVSTSKGAEGIEGLKPVLSSGASTLEPGTFYNIWIEDEPENFAKGVVELLKNREFAEQMAINARKLVEERYDWKMIGEKFGIFIEKVIEKKKNSI; encoded by the coding sequence ATGAATATCCTTTTTATTTGTTCGTGGTTTCCTTATCCGCCAGATAATGGCTCAAGAATCAGGTCATTTAATCTAATAAAAGCTCTTTCTAAAAAACATAGAATTAGTTTAATGTCTTTTAGGCAATCTGATGTTTCTGGGAAAGATATAGAATCTTTGAAAGAATATTGTAATGATATTAAAGCTATATATTTTAAGAGTTTTAATCCAAAAAGCTTTAAAGCTTTTTGGGGCTTTTTTAATTTGACGACTCCACGAAGTTTAATTGACATTTATAATAAAGAAATGCAAGAAAATGTTTGTAATATAATTAAAGATCAGAAAATTGATTTAATAATTTGCACTGAACCTCAAGTTGTATTATATGCAAGAAAATTCAAAAAAATCCCTAAAATATATTCTGAAGTTGAATATCCTCCACTGCCCATATCAAGAGGTGAAACATTTAAAGATTTAATTATATATAAGTTAAGATATTGGAAATCGGTTAATTTCCTTAAGAAAATATTATCAGAGTTTGACGGTTATGGAACTGCTTCCGAAATTACACGGCAAAAAGTTTCGGAAATAAATTCTTCCATTTTAAATGAAATTATTCCAAATGGAGTTGACATACCCAACCATTCCCTCAGCTTTATTAAAGAACAAAAAAATACAATAATTTATTCAGGTTCTATGACTTATGGAGCCAATTATGACGCAATGGAATATTTTCTGGGTAAAATTTATCCTTTAATAAGAAAAGAAATAAAAGACATCAAATTAAAAATAACCGGAAGTATTGAGAATGTTGATATTAATAAATTAAAAGCAGATAATAGTGTTGAATTAACCGGATATGTTAATGATATTAAATCTTTAATAATAAGTAGTGACGTATGCATAGTGCCTTTAAGAGTTGGCGGAGGGACGCGGCTGAAAATAGTCGAAGCAATGGCTTTAGGAACTCCTGTTGTTTCAACATCAAAAGGAGCGGAAGGAATCGAAGGTCTCAAACCAGTTCTATCCTCTGGAGCCTCGACCCTGGAGCCTGGAACTTTTTATAACATTTGGATTGAGGATGAACCGGAAAATTTTGCAAAAGGAGTAGTTGAGTTACTAAAAAATCGGGAGTTTGCTGAACAGATGGCTATAAATGCAAGAAAATTAGTGGAGGAACGGTATGATTGGAAAATGATTGGTGAAAAATTTGGAATATTCATTGAAAAGGTTATTGAGAAAAAGAAAAACAGCATTTAA